ATTTGGAGCTTGAGGTTGGGAGACTTACCCTACTGGGTCCTCTCTGTGTTTTGTAAGGTAGAATCCCAGCCAATGCTCAGGAGGTGTGAACAAGAGTCTGGTTGTGAACTGAtaactttcttcctctttcagtGCATCTTTGACTTAGAGACCGTACCTGCTTCACAGGAGTCTGGGTCTtctaaagagaaaaggaagaaccATCCCATACTTTGTAGCTGAAGGAATCTGTGCTTTTCACATAAGTAGCCATGTCAGAGCAGCAGCAGACTTTACGTTCCTCTTACTGTATCAGTGGTATGATTGTATGTAGGTGTGTCAAGTGTGTCTACTGATTCCTAGCATAAACTATGCTTCCTCAAACTAAGTTCATGTAGAGTAATTTATCTGGATCTGATAATCTATCCAAAATTTAGAGGATGGGGCAAAcacatattttctctcatttatcTTTCATCCTCCATGGAGTCATGCTGGTTTTTCCTCCATATTTTATCCTAAATTTCTTCaattgtcttcttttttgctgccaCTATCCAGGTGTAAGTAGCCAGTATTTGGTATCTGAACTATAGCAATAGTATCCTATTAAGATTCCTCCTGACCTTCTTGCCTTACTATAATATGTTCAGCCAGTAGTGAACaaagtatttacatttttttaatcacttctttACTAAAGATTCTCATGGGTGTTTTATTGCTCTGACAGTAAATTCAAAATTTCATCATGCCATAAAAGGCCTTAATAACCTGACTTCTACTTAATTCTCCATCCTCATATCCTTCTTTAGCTAACCAAGTTCCTGTattttttctgttccttaaatACCCTAAGCTCTTTCTTCTGTCAGAGTCTTACATTTGATATTTATTCTAACTAGAATCTTCACATGGCAATCTCTTTCTTATTATTTATGACTCATTTCAAAGACCCCATTAGAAGAGGCGTTTTCTGCACCTTAGCTTCCTGTTactgaaaatatatattaaaatggaaaatgcaCATACCTTGCAGTTCCATTTCTCAGATTTTATTCTGTTTTCCCATTGCAAATTAATACTGAACAATGGTATTATTCATAATATGTTTGGaaattggaaaaaatataaatgCCCATCAGACATTTAGTTTGCATATCTATTTGTATAAACTGGATATTAACATGTTATTGACTATCAAAACTGAATGTGTAATTTTTCTCAGGTAAAAACATCAagttaataatttttttccttgagaaatttagataacataaaatttgccaattcaatgtttttcacTTGTGCAATTCAATGAAACCAATTACAAATGGTATTTTTAACATAGAGAACTGAAGAACTAGGGATTCAAGAGATCATGTCAGTCAAGTTAACAGAATTTGTAGATAATGGAATCTGTACTTAACCTCTTAGATGATTGAGGATTCGTACAGTGAGGCACCTCTCAGCTACCATAGAATGACTTTGAGATTAATTAGTGGTTTTTATATAATACACGAGCTCTGTTTTTTAGTTCTAGGACACATGTTCttatttcttattattttgtAAACATTCATATGTACAGGTCTAAGACTAATGGACCTGAAGCAGATAGAGAAAGGAATGATAGATCATACTAGCAGAGTGGAAGTGTTGTAAATATTATAAGAAAAATATCGGATATGAGTTACTGGTAGAATAGTTACGGTACAATCATAGGAAATTGATAGGTTGTTATTTGGCAAAGTAGGTTAGACAAACACTCATAAAGGGCTTCTTCTTTGACAACTCTAGGATGGGACTGGAAAAGCCAATGATTTTCTTGGTGTTCTGAAGGCTTCAACAAGAGAACTCTGGTTTGAATTGAGGGAGCAAATAAGGTAGGAACTTTGAAGAGAATTTaggtattttttcttccctgttccATGAAAATTTCCATAGAAAGGGTGATGGTAGACTGAAAATGTTGAGGAGTGAGAAAGAATTTTGATAAGTAAGGACTGATGACTACACTATAAGATATGTTGCTGGATCCTTTATGTTATTGACATCGATTCCTGTCCTTAAGGTCCTTGTCTTGGGTAGTTCCTTATGATGTTTCTCACCATGTGTGCAAATCTGGATTTCTGGGAGATGCAGAGCAGCCCACTGGATTGTCTCATTCCACACCATCCATGGAAATAAAACATTAACCAAAGAGTGTGAGAGAAGAATAGGGAGATAGGGGTTAAAAGAGGATGATAGACTAATTAGGTTGTCTCGCTCGTACTCTTTGTTCAGTTActaattgaaagtttggtagtaTGAACCCACCCTgcgctgcctcagaagaaaggagtggtgatgtgtttctgaaagaccacagccttgaaaaccctatggagtgttgttctactttgcaacacatggggccaccatgagttggaatcagttcaacagcaactttttaaatttttttatttttaatagtatttcTAACAACCGGTTACTTGCCTAACCTTGTTCCCTAGATTCTTATTCTCAAGTTTGAACCTGATCTGACCTGATAAATCATTCTCATATTTCATGGTTCCTCCAAAATAGCTTTTGTTGATTTCTAGGTGGACTCATGATAGCCTGTGGTTAGACTTACTGACTGTCATTTGTGGAGCAAAAAGCATGAGATATTCAAGATTCCTACACTGAGTGGTTCAAATATACATTCTCATTATGTGACCATCATAGTAATATTCTTTCACATTGCCATCTCTTTTTTGATtgacagaaaaagagaggaacAGGATGAGGAGGGATAATCAGAGCAGCCTGTCAGAATTCCTCCTTCTAGGGCTTCCCATCAGGCCAGAACAGCAGGACATGTTCTTCGCCCTGTTCCTGGGCATGTACCTCACCACAGTGCTGGGGAACCTACTCATCATCCTGCTCATCAGGCTGGACTCTcgcctccacacccccatgtacttcttcctcagccACTTGGCCCTCACTGACATCTCTTTCTCATCAGTGATAGCaccaaagatgctggtgaacatgCAAACGCagaatcaatccatctcatatgCTGGGTGCATTTCTCAGGTGTACTTTTACATATTCTTTGCTGATACTGATAGTTTCCTTCTCACCTCAATGGCCTATGATAGGTACATGGCTATTTGTCACCCCCTCCACTATACtgccatcatgagtcagagcctgtGTTTCTTGCTAGTTATTGTGTCCTGGGTCTTATCCTTTGGCAATGCCCTATTGCACACCCTGCTCCTGGCCCATCTGTCCTTCTGTGGAGACAACACTCTTCCTCACTTCTTCTGTGACCTCCCTACCTTACTTAAGCTATCCAGCTCAGATACCTCAACCAATGAGCTATTTATTCTTACTGTAGGGGTGGTGGTCATTACCCTTCCGTTCATATGCATCCTGGTCTCTTACGGTCACATTGGTGCCACCATCCTGAGAGTCGCCTCGACCAAGGGGATCTGCAAAGCCTTGTCCACTTGTGGCTCTCACCTCTCTGTAGTGTCTCTGTACTATGGGGCAATTATTGGATTGTATGTTTCCCCCTCATCCAGTGACTCCAATAGCAAGGATGTCATTGTGGGTGTATTTTACACCCTGGGCACTCCCATGCTAAATCCCTTTATCTACAGTCTGAGAAATCAGGACATGAAAAGAGCTCTGGGAAATATACTCAGTAAAGGAAAGTTTTCACCATAATGTACTCCGAATCTAGACTGGTGTTATGACTTGTTTCGTTCAATAAGTTattggcaaaaataaaaatagagactTGAAAATGCTATGCATGGTGGCTTACGGTTTCTCGCTATCGAGACCCTGAGACCTTCCAGTGAAGAAGCACACATTAGTCTAATGGAGAATGAAAGACTACAGGAAGAGAAGAGTAAGCTGTTCCAACACTTCTGGCCATATGTAGACTTTCTAGAACATCCAGCCACAGACAGTTCAGCCCAGCCTAGTGATGCTCAGCTGACCCATAGAATTGTGAGCAAATAAAGTGAttgctgttttaagccaatatgttttttttttcttccacaaaatTAACTGATACATTTCTCATATTCCTGTGGCATCTACAATCCTTGCCCATTGTGATTATTTTTACTGGGAACACTTACGACTCTCTACCTCAGAACTATCTCACTTCTTTCGAGAACAGTGACAAACTTTGTCTTTTCTCCGGAAGGTCAGATGTAATAAGATTTTAATGGCTTCAGAAGAATTTTTTAGTCAAAATACAGGTGGGAGCTGCTGGGCACAAATCCCAGTTATCTTAACTATTGGGTGGGGCTTCTCTGAGGCATGTTCTAGGAGGACGTTTTCTCAGTGGTCTGAACCACAATTCCCCCTAGTGTTACCAGACTATTATCATACACTGTATTGACTACATACTTTTCCATGTCTCAGATTTGCATCTCTTATTGGTTCTTCCTAGAATCACCTTCCTAAtaaactattgttgttaggtgcagttgagttggttccaactcttaatgaccctatgtacaggagAAAAAAACACTCCCAGgttgtgcaccatcctcacaattgttgtcatgcttaaggccattgttgcagccactgtgttaatccatctccttgagggtcttcctcttttttactgatcctctactttaccaagcatgattttcttctccagggattagtccctcttttattcattgtccagttttcacatacatatgaggcaattgaaaacaccatggtttggttcaagcacatcttagtccttaaagtgacattgttgctttttaacaccttaaagaggcctttcgcacaagggaaagattagtccaaaggactaatggaccacaactaccacagcctccaccagactgaatccagcataactacatggtgcccagctaacaccactgactgctctgacagagatcacaatggagggttctggacagagctgaagaaaatgtaaaacaaaattctaactcacaaaaaaagaccagacttactggcctaacagagactggagaaaccccaaaagcatggcccctggacacccttttagctcagtaatgaagtcactcctgaggttcacccttcagccaaagactagacaggcccataaaataaaacaagagtaaAGGAGCATACCAGCCTGGGAGCAAGGACTAAaaggtgggggagagggaggatgggagagttggtaatagggaacccaaggtctagaagggacagtgttgacatgttaagttggtaactgatgtcacaaaacaatatgtgtactaattgtttaatgagaagctagtttgctctgtaaaccttcatctaaagtaaaataatttaaaaaaagaaagaaaagaaaaaaatgtacagaGGCATTGAAGATACAACAAGtttttataaatttctctctaagaATTTTCTCTGGGGCAATTTTAGAGTTATTACATTATAGACCCAATTTTTTCTAGCCGAAATGTACATTACTCTCCTTGCCTCTTTCACCAGAATTTAGCACCAAATTTCCTTTGGctgcttccaaaaaacaaaaattaaaaaacagaaatgcagTCTCAGGGGATAAAAGTTTTCCATCACTGAGGCCAAGTTCTCAAAGCAATGAAGAGCTCCCAAAGAAATTTGCTAGAACAATGTCCCAGAAGTGTCTGCGTCCTATTTCCCAAGGTGACTATTTCAGGTTGCAGCAAGCACTTGGATGTACAACACAGTTTAAATTTCCATCTTATTACCCAATAACACCTTACAGGGAACAATGAGCTGCCAAATTTTCTTATTAAGACACATCTACACTTTGTCTTGGAGAATgccaaaatttgaatttcaaaaatgaaggctAAACAATCCAAAAACATCCAGGCAGAAGAAGGAGGTTGCCTTTAGAGGAACAAAAGTCAAAGTGACCTCAGATTCTGATACATTAAGGAGTAGCAGACAGTGGAACCAGGTCCTGGATCCTATGCCAAGTCATTGTCCACGTGTAGAGGCAACAGAATATCACTCAGTCATACACACGTGTTCAGAAAACAGACCACCCatgcattctttttttaaaaagtggaagaCACATGCTGACAGTTCAGAGatgaatcaaaattaaaaaacccaaacaggGGGAAGCTGAGGTATcataaaaggaatgaaaataAGCAGTAAAAGCTATGtctaaaaaacaaataattataaatttggTGTGAAATTGGATGctaacatttatataaaattccagaatgggcaaaactaatctatggtgaaAGTGATCAGAACAGTAGCTGTCTCTGGGAGGGCACTTTCCCCCACTTCTACTGTGACCTCTCTGTCTTATTTAAGCTGTCCAGCTCAGATACCTCAACCAATGAGCTATTTACCCTTGCATTCATATGCATCCTAGTCTCTTATGGCTGCAGTGTGTCCACTATCCTGAGAGTCCGCTCAAATAAGGGAATCTTCAAAGCCTTGTCCACGTATGCCTTCCAACTCTACGTGGTGTCTCTATACTATGGGGCAATTAATGGATTGTAGTTTTTCCCCTTATCCAGTAACTTTAATGACAAAGACTCATAGTGAGTGTACTATACACTCTGGTTACTTCCATTCTAAATCCTTTTATCTATAGTCTGAGGAATCAGGACATGAAAAGAACTCTGGGAAATATACTCAATAGAAGAACATTTTCACCATAGTGTGCACTGAATTTAGGTACgttttgagacttgttttgttcaTAAGGTGTTTGCAAACATGTTAAGAGTCTTGAAAAGAACTGTGCATGGTGGCTTGCTCTTTGGGAACCCAGAGATTGCCCTGTGAAGAAACACATGCTAGTCTAATAGAGAAAGAAGATCACAGGCAGAGAGGCTCCAAGTGTTTCCACCATCCTGGCCATACCAAGTGAGTCCTACAGTTGTTAGGAAGACTTTCTAGACATCCAGCCTCAGACAATCCAGACCAGCTAGTGCTGCTTGGCTGACACATAGAATTGTGACCAAATAAACTGattgtttttttaagccaccgTGTTTTGGGTTGGtttcatttctccttttcctGTGACGTTCACAATCCTTGTCCATGCTGACTTTTTACTGAGAACACCTATGACTCTCTGCCTGAGAACTGTTCCACTCCTTCTAAGAAGAGGGGTAAACTCTCTCCACTGTCAGGCCAGATGGGATAGCGATTTAATAGTTTCAGAAGACTCTCTTAGTCAAAGATAGTTGGGAGCTGGTGGAAACAAACCCCAGTTATCTTACACATTGGGTGGGACAACTCTGAAGCATGTTCTAAGAGGACCATTTCTCAGAGGTCTGAACCCCAATTCCCCTCAGTGGTAACTTACTATTACCATGCACTGTATTGACTACATATCTTTCCATGTCTCAGATCCCCACTCCCCTGTTGAATCTTCATGATATTACCTTCCTAAAAAACTACTtgtattcaaatatttttctcaggTCCTTGCTCTGGAAGACCTCTATCTCATACAGCAAGTACAGAAGTGGTCTTATGAAGACACTTACAGGATTCTGGCTTAGGATAATTTGATGATCAAAGAACACATTGCTGGTGTTACACAGAATGATGATAACTGTAGAGTACAGAAGTATCATAATTACTAAAATTCTCACCTGATGTAAATTGGGCTGATGTATCAGTGTGAAGGGAAGTACAGCCTTGTTAAACTGATACACCACTTTGAAAGATACAGGCACTTGGCAATTATAAGAGCCACGGAGCTGGTTGGTATTTGCTAATGATAGTAGATACTAaagtagagaaaaataataatctcAGGTCAATCACCTGACAATTCAGGACAGTGTATGGAAGTCAGAAAGCTCAGGTGACATTGAAATAgaccatcattttcttttttggaaatcaGACTGTGCAGAAAAGAAGACACAAGATTTGATCATACAATGATGGCAAATATCCTGTCAATTACATAAAAGATTGAacttatttgggggaaaaaagaatgTGAGTGACAAGGGGATGAACCAAGAAGAA
The sequence above is drawn from the Elephas maximus indicus isolate mEleMax1 chromosome 9, mEleMax1 primary haplotype, whole genome shotgun sequence genome and encodes:
- the LOC126082460 gene encoding olfactory receptor 50-like, whose product is MRRDNQSSLSEFLLLGLPIRPEQQDMFFALFLGMYLTTVLGNLLIILLIRLDSRLHTPMYFFLSHLALTDISFSSVIAPKMLVNMQTQNQSISYAGCISQVYFYIFFADTDSFLLTSMAYDRYMAICHPLHYTAIMSQSLCFLLVIVSWVLSFGNALLHTLLLAHLSFCGDNTLPHFFCDLPTLLKLSSSDTSTNELFILTVGVVVITLPFICILVSYGHIGATILRVASTKGICKALSTCGSHLSVVSLYYGAIIGLYVSPSSSDSNSKDVIVGVFYTLGTPMLNPFIYSLRNQDMKRALGNILSKGKFSP